TTAAGGAGTATTAAGAATGAAATTGActtacctccattggctgctgccatcgaggttgcgctcgtcagattggctggtgattGTAATGtcagcgtatttgttatccttgttgtaggccggtgcggggtaggccggtgcggggtaggccggtgcggggtaggccggTGCGGGGTCGCTGGGTGGCGCTGGGTAGCTgggagctttgtattccggcttgtagctggaaggagcagcggcagcaacagccaaaaCAGCGGCGATGACAAACtatgaaaagaaatcgaaacttCTCATTAAGCGATGAAATATTAAACTAAaccaatcaaaagaaattataTTTACTAGTTTCATGTTGAGAATGGTTGAAGAGTTGAACAACTGATGTCTTCAATCACCTTCGGACGGCGTTATATAGCCGACGAAATATCGGGTGTGtcttccattttcattttgtttccatatactttagttttgaaaGCGGCAATCACCACCTTGTCGTGGTTAACTTATTTGGTTCGCATTGCAGGTCATGGTCCTTGCAATGCAGTGATTGTATTCGATAAGTAGAAACCGAACGCAATATGCTGATAATTATCCTTCAGAATTTTTGCTTGTCACCACCAACTGATGattttataattgattaaattaTCATTCGTTTACCTGATTTCAGTAAAATTAACGTACAATGTGTATTGATTTCATAGAAATATGTGACTACGCTTAGCTAAAAATTGCCTTTCCCAAAAGCAAAACTATTTGCATCTTGGCAGTATTGCAGCCGCGgttcacaaaaaaaattcgtgaTAAGCAAATAATTTGCAATTCCGATCAAGACTGATCAGTTTTAATTCAACATCTATAAACCAAGAATGATAAAAGGAACCTTCTtcagccaaagaaaaaagaacgcACTGTGGCTAACGTAAAAAGCGAAAGTAAGGTATTTTATCCAACGCCCAAACCTAATTTGCTCGAGCGAAATCAAGCTGCCAAAACAAATAGGTCAACTGAATGTTGTTTACCACTCACTCGACTATATAAGTCCAGGATGGGAGGACTAAAACCATCAGTTGTCTATCAAACTATCCTAGTACAACATGAAGCTGGTAAGACATTTTATCCCGTATACACACtgtgcagaaaaaaaaacttaaaaaaatttaacacgACATTTTCCGACAGTTCTTCATTGccgctttcttggctgttgctgccgctgcaccttccagctacaagccggaatacaaagctcccagctaccctgccccaagctacccggcaccaaagtaccctactcctagctacccctcaccagcctaccccgcaccagcctaccccgcaccagcctaccccgcaccggcctacaacaaggataacaaatacgctgaCATTACaatcaccagccaatctgacgagcgcaacctcgatggcagcagccaatggaggtaagTCAATTTCATTCTTAATACTCCTTAATTTAAGAATAATCATaccaaaaaattataattcttCCAATCCATAGCTatgcccagtctgactacacgacccgtgaagagtctcaggtccagaagaagatgcaaggagtcacctacgactcttacggcaaagaatcgtacggtgaagtcctaggcaacaccaacaaaggatcctcttactgggtttcccctgaaggccagaaattcactttgacctgggCCGCTGATGAAGCCGGTTTCCAGCCAAAAGGTgatcacttgcccgtcgctcccgtccacgaatacgagCTCCCAGTTGCCCCTGTCCACATCCCTTTCAACGGCAAAGGCTataagatttattaaattatgAAAATCCTGACtgaataaattatttaaatccaTGTACTTAATGCCCTGACGCCTCTTGTGCTATCGGTACAAAATACGTGTTAATATGAAGCAGAGACTGTCTAAAAACACGCGACAAAAGAGTGGGTGTGTACGTCGAATATGCATTAGATTTAATCCACGCTTTATAAGTGATGTGGACACCTATAGTTTCCTCTATTTAGAGTTTAGTGTTTGTTCCCAATGTGACCAGCCAACGTGGTCATAATCCAACGCCATTCAAACTGTCCAATCCTTGCGTCACTCTTTCATCCATCGTCGACCAGAAATTAGCATCAGATAAGTTATTCATTACTACGCATACAGCATTCCGCAGCAATAACTAATTAATGATTGAACGAAAAGAATTTAATTaagaataatgaataatttaagaattgaataatgaataatttaaGTTAATATTAAGAATGATGAAGACAAAACCAAAATCATGTCTTGAGTTCTTTGAGGTAAAAATTTGGTTGTGGGACAGCATGCCATTCCTGAATTGTTATTTCTACAG
This sequence is a window from Daphnia magna isolate NIES linkage group LG7, ASM2063170v1.1, whole genome shotgun sequence. Protein-coding genes within it:
- the LOC123474027 gene encoding vitelline membrane protein 15a-3-like; translation: MKLFVIAAVLAVAAAAPSSYKPEYKAPSYPAPPSDPAPAYPAPAYPAPAYPAPAYNKDNKYADITITSQSDERNLDGSSQWR